The sequence ACCAGTGGCGACCGAATTAATATCAAGTTGCGGCCGATACTGCACAACAAACTGCTTGAACAGATCATGGGTGGTTTGCAAGTCCTCTAAAAACTTCGCGCGCCCCTGTTCAGTATTTTCACCGAGAATGGTCAGCGTGCGCTTGTGCTCCCCTGCAGTTAAAACCTCAACATCGATATTGTTTTTCTTTAATAGTCGATGAATATTGGGCAACTGTGCAACCACTCCAATCGAGCCAAGCACAGCAAAAGGTGCACTTAGAATTTTATCGCCAATACAAGCCATCATATAACCGCCACTGGCTGCCACTTTATCCACACAAACCGTTAGCGGGATTTTAGCATCACGAATACGCGCCAACTGTGAGGCTGCTAGGCCATAACTGTGCACCATGCCACCGCCACTTTCCAAGCGTAAAACCACTTCATCAGTTGGCCTAGCCACAGCCAGTAGCGCGGTAATCTCATGGCGTAAACTGTCTACAGCAGAGGCTTTGATATCACCATCAAAATCTAAGACATAAATACGTTTTTTTTCAGTACCACTTTTCTTCTCTTGCTGCTGCTTAGCTTTTTTGCTTTTTTTTAATGCTTTGAGTTGTGCTTTATTAAGCACGCTGTGCTCAATACTATCTTTTAAATCTGAATAAAACTCATTGAGACTACTAACAGTCAGCTCACCACTGCGTGTGCGACCGCGCGAACGCATGGCCGTTGCTGCTGACAAAATAACCACAACCACCAGTAAAACCGTGACCGCTCGCGCTAAAAAACCAGCATATTCAAGTAGAAAATCCACTGCAAACTCCTTAAACGATAATAATTTGTATCTTACATGAGCAAACGCATCGCTTCATACCGATTACCTAGAAGCTTGGCAATGCTAACGCCAATAAATAAATGACTGTAGCGTGCATTATTGCAGTCTTACCAGAAACTAAATACATCTGCCTAAGTTTGCCGGATATGCGTATACCCTGAAGCGCTAGCATCGAGGCATATTTCAAACAATCGTATGAAATTCATTTGACAGCTTCGCTCGTTCGCAATAACCTCGAGCGCTGACATATCTACAGGTGTTTATTGCATTGGGTAGCATTTATTTAATTCGACATGGCCAAGCGTCTTTTGGTGCGGATGACTACGATGTTCTTTCACCACTTGGCGTGCAGCAGGCAGAAATCCTCGGCGACCATTTAATCGCTACAGGTGTAACCCTTAACGCGTGCTTCAGTGGCGATATGCTGCGCCAAAAAGATACTGCCTTAGCTGCACTAGCGCGCTTTTCTCATGCAAACTTAACTGCGCCGCCTTTAACGATTGATAGCGCTTTTAATGAGATCGATGTCGACAATATTATTCGTTT comes from Pseudomonas sp. C27(2019) and encodes:
- the sohB gene encoding protease SohB yields the protein MDFLLEYAGFLARAVTVLLVVVVILSAATAMRSRGRTRSGELTVSSLNEFYSDLKDSIEHSVLNKAQLKALKKSKKAKQQQEKKSGTEKKRIYVLDFDGDIKASAVDSLRHEITALLAVARPTDEVVLRLESGGGMVHSYGLAASQLARIRDAKIPLTVCVDKVAASGGYMMACIGDKILSAPFAVLGSIGVVAQLPNIHRLLKKNNIDVEVLTAGEHKRTLTILGENTEQGRAKFLEDLQTTHDLFKQFVVQYRPQLDINSVATGEVWLGTDAQQQQLVDQLQTSDEYLSACAANADLYALEFVQKKSLQERVGLTAGAAAEHIADKGWERLQRRFLG